The Polyodon spathula isolate WHYD16114869_AA chromosome 37, ASM1765450v1, whole genome shotgun sequence genome includes the window AGATGACACCATGTTAAGTTTTAACCAATGAGAATGCAGAATTTGGTTTTGACAGGTGCCCTTAGCCAATCAGGATCGACCTAAAGTCTCGCCTCCCATCCTGTCACGTGTTTGTAGTCTTTAAGGTGCTTAGGAAACTATGTCCCATGATTGCAATTTATCACATTAAAATGGGGGCTTCAGCAAAGGCTTGGGGTGCTGTTTTTCTTAATttgtgttgaaaaaataaataaataaaataagcttgaaagtgttcaaattaaaatgtgtcaATCAAGCTTGGAAATGTTAAAACAGTttgttaaactgttgaaaaataaaaataagttttgaaagtaaaatgagtagagaaatgttaaaaacaagGTTACAATGCGTGTACttaaaaatgaaagtttaaaagcGGAGAAATGTGCATTGTTAAAACCTGCAGAGAACAGGAATTgggataggggattgtattgggagaggacactagatcaacacgagggGGTATAGtatctgataggggattgtattgggagagggcactagatcaacacgagggGGTAtagtgtctgataggggattgtattgggagagggcactagatcaacacgagggGGTAtagtgtctgataggggattgtattgggagaggacactagatcaacacgagggGGTAtagtgtctgataggggattgcactgagagaggacactagatcaacacgagggGGTAtagtgtctgataggggattgcactgagagaggacactagatcaacacgagggGGTATAATGATCTGTCATTCAAGATTGATCGCGAAGAGGACCGGAGACTTCCGTTCCTGCTGATAGGGGATTGCACTgagagaggacactagatcaacacgaagGGGTAtagtgtctgataggggattgcactgagagaggacactagatcaacacaaGGGGGTATTCATTTCTCAAAGCTTGAAGTACACTGTCCAGTCGATATATGGTTAATTAAACTTGGAATCTGCACTTATTAACTGACCTATAAACTGACCTCTGCTGCTATCTTAATGAAATGCTTGTGTAAGGGGAGGATAGGGATTCAtttatacctgtgtgtgtgtgtgtgcgtgtgcgtgtgcgcgtgtgcgtgtatATCAGTGCTGGCGTTCTCttaactataactaaaataaCGAGTCAGCCCACAATGAAATCAGTTCGGATTCCTCTTTTCTTTActgctgcagtttaaataaagaaaaggaaGCTGCACATATTTTTAATGCACAATCACATAGGCATCAACACATGAAAAGAAtacaaaagagaaaaatatataaacatatggccattaaaagttataaaataaatgtagtccTTTTAGTGGTACCACTTTAGCAACACATGTGCCTTAAACCAATACCAGTCCTTGAATTAGCACTCATCTGATCCTTAAAGCGATGTGTCCAGTGTGATGTCTTGATCGCAGTTCAACGTAGTTCttcaaccaaaaataaaatattgagaacTAAAATATTCCTAGCCCTCTCAGCTGCTTCAGGTCTTTTATTAAGCATTTGATCCTAAAATCACAGACACACATCGCAGCCTGGTGGGGTCCATCTTAGTTTTCTTTATTCACTGGAGAGCACGTTGTATTAAGGGCTCTTAAAGGTACGGTGCCAAGTTCAAATAAGTCTGCCGACTAAATATTAATAAagtcttattttgatttaatgaACTTTTTGATAGTAATAAAACAACTCTAGTCCTTTGTTGGTAACaaacactataaaataataataaaataatgtattattttacagggGGTTACACTTGCCAATAGCAGCTGCAGAAATAAAgcttctttttcatttctttatctGAGCGTGCGAAACATTTATCAGAGTTAtcgctatgtttttttttttttttttaacaagcccAGGCACTTTTACAGTTCATGGCATGACTACTGCACACACCCCTAATCTCAGCAGGCTCTGCTAGCAACAGATAAGGGGTCTCCTGTGATCAGCTTCTCACTGAACTTCAGTAAAGAGCTGCTTTGGAGAGCTGCAGTGGAGAGGGAACAGAATCGGACGCTCTGAATTGAGAAGAAAACTCAATTATAAAACCAGTACAGTCTCGCTGATCCCAGCCCTGCTCGCCCGAGGTGGGCTAGTATCCAAACCGTATGTTAAACACAGCAGCCATGTGAGTGCTCAGCCCTGATTATTAAACACAGCAGCCATGTGAGTGCTCAGCCCTGATTATTAAACACAGCAGCCATGTGAGTGCTCAGCCCTGATTATTAAACACAGCAGCCATGTGAGTGCTCAGCCCTGATTATTAAACACAGCAGCCATGTGAGTGCTCAGCCCTGATTATTAAACACAGCAGCCATGTGAGTGCTCAGCCCTGATTATTAAACACAGCAGCCATGTGAGTGCTCAGCCCTGATTATTAAACACAGCAGCCATGTGAGTGCTCAGCCCTGATTATTAAACACAGCAGCCATGTGAGTGCTCAGCCCTGATTATTAATCACAGCAGCCATGTGAGTGCTCAGCCCTGATTATTAAACACAGCAGCCATGTGAGTGCTCAGCCCTGATTATTAAACACAGCAGCCATGTGAGTGCTCAGCCCTGATTATTAAACACAGCAGCCATGTGAGTGCTCAGCCCTGAATATTAAACACAGCAGCCATGTGAGTGCTCAGCCCTGATTATTAAACACAGCAGCCATGTGAGTGCTCAGCCCTGATTATTAAACACAGCAGCCATGTGAGTGCTCAGCCCTGAATGTGATGCACAGCAGCCATGTGAGTGCTCAGCCCTGATTATTAAACACAGCAGCCATGTGAGTGCTCAGCCCTGAATGTGATGCACAGCAGCCATGTGAGTGCTCAGCCCTGATTATTAAACACAGCAGCCATGCGAGTGCTCAGCCCTGATTATTAAACACAGCAGCCATGTGAGTGCTCAGCCCTGATTATTAAACACAGCAGCCATGTGAGTGCTCAGCGCTGGTTGGTGAGGCTCTGGTTTATGATGTCAGTTCTTGCTGCATTCAGCCACAGCAGTGTGGGCCTGCGtatacccaggaactcgagagcggatgtcagcgagctaccggcctctggaggacaaaggccaccCCTGCAGGTGTACCAGCCCTCATCCTCCCCAATACGAGCTGCTCTGGAAACAGCTGGGTCCGATTCCTGTAGGCTTCATTCTGCAGATCCAGCTGGTCTCGACCGTAATAGAAACTGTGGACGACATCATTGGCAGGAGGGCGTTGCCAGGTAACCACCACTCTGCTGAGATCAGCCCCCACTTCATAGGAGAAAGAGCAGCTGAGAGTGACATCACCGCCGGGAGGTGACGTCACTGGAGACCGGGGCACCACCACTGCCAATGAAACTGTGGGAAGGAAAGCAGACAATGAAGTCACTACAT containing:
- the LOC121304336 gene encoding CD276 antigen-like isoform X2, yielding MEETTEIHRAIMKRTPSSCLFALTLFLTISLAVVVPRSPVTSPPGGDVTLSCSFSYEVGADLSRVVVTWQRPPANDVVHSFYYGRDQLDLQNEAYRNRTQLFPEQLVLGRMRAGTPAGVAFVLQRPVAR
- the LOC121304336 gene encoding CD276 antigen-like isoform X1 translates to MLNSSFWIHYLSKAIMKRTPSSCLFALTLFLTISLAVVVPRSPVTSPPGGDVTLSCSFSYEVGADLSRVVVTWQRPPANDVVHSFYYGRDQLDLQNEAYRNRTQLFPEQLVLGRMRAGTPAGVAFVLQRPVAR